In Thunnus albacares chromosome 10, fThuAlb1.1, whole genome shotgun sequence, a single window of DNA contains:
- the LOC122990924 gene encoding protocadherin gamma-A3-like, with amino-acid sequence MMAPRRSLYILRWRLFDAMQRQIGLLVFLLHMVNMVGGQIRYSIPEEMKKGSVIGNVAQDLGLDLKRLRSGRARIVTEENIQYTELKTDKGILVVNERIDREQLCGDVTPCSFSFEMILENPMELHRITVEVLDINDHAPVFPNQAKAISLEISESAVVGVQFPLQSAEDLDVGQNGLQDYILSQNDNFILKQHPNPDGRKYVEMVLQKPLDREQRPHLSLKLIAVDGGTPQRSGTVNIDVTVLDANDNAPVFNQSVYKASVMENTMKGTNIITVNAIDADSGSNGLITYSLSKMKGSAADIFSIDENTGTISLSGQMDYEKDRKYEVRVEAKDQGGLTGTSKVIFEVVDVNDNAPVINIMSFSSPLSEDARPGTTIAILNIKDADSEKNGQIICSVDGKLPFKIESSLTKYYNLVSDQYFDRESVSEYNITITATDFGSPPLSTSTKLNLKISDVNDNAPLFDKNMYSAYVTENNYPGVSIFAVSARDSDWNQNARISYLLEDTQVSGSPVSTYVSLNSETGVLSAVRSFDYEQIKQLQLVVKAQDGGSPPLSSNVTVKIMIQDQNDNPPQVLYPVQTGGSLVAEMVPRSADVGYLVTKVVAVDVDSGQNAWLSYKLQKATDRALFEVGLQNGEIRTIRQVTDKDAVKQRLTVIVEDNGQPSRSATVIVNVAVADSFPEVLSEFTDFTHDKEYNDNLTFYLVLALAVVSFLFITCLVVIISVKIYRWRQSRILYHSNLPVIPYYPPRYSDTLGTGTLQHVYNYEVCRTTDSRKSDCKFGRAGSQNVLIMDPSSTGTMQRMQSEKSILDEPDSPLEVSLTI; translated from the coding sequence ATGATGGCACCTAGAAGATCTCTCTACATATTAAGATGGCGTTTGTTTGATGCAATGCAGCGGCAAATAGGACTGCTTGTGTTCTTGCTTCATATGGTTAACATGGTAGGTGGTCAGATACGATATTCTATAccagaggagatgaagaaaggCTCTGTCATTGGCAATGTTGCGCAAGATCTTGGTTTGGATCTGAAACGGCTCCGCTCTGGGCGGGCCCGTATCGTGACAGAAGAAAACATCCAGTACACCGAGCTGAAGACAGACAAAGGGATTCTAGTCGTGAATGAGAGAATAGACCGAGAGCAGCTTTGTGGGGACGTAACACCGTGTAGCTTCAGCTTTGAGATGATTTTGGAAAATCCTATGGAATTGCACAGAATAACTGTTGAGGTTTTGGATATAAATGATCACGCTCCCGTCTTCCCAAATCAAGCTAAAGCTATCAGCTTGGAAATAAGCGAATCAGCTGTAGTCGGAGTGCAGTTTCCACTGCAGAGTGCAGAGGATCTAGATGTGGGGCAAAATGGATTGCAAGATTACATTTTATCACAAAACGACAATTTTATATTGAAGCAACATCCAAATCCAGATGGAAGAAAATATGTGGAAATGGTGCTCCAGAAGCCTTTAGACAGAGAACAACGTCCACATTTGTCTTTAAAACTAATCGCAGTTGACGGAGGGACACCACAGAGATCCGGTACAGTAAATATAGATGTGACTGTGTTAGATGCCAACGACAATGCTCCAGTATTTAACCAATCAGTGTATAAAGCGTCTGTGatggaaaacacaatgaaagGCACCaatattattacagtaaatgcCATAGACGCTGACAGCGGTTCAAACGGACTCATTACTTACAGTTTGTCTAAAATGAAAGGAAGTGCAGCAGATATATTCAGTATCGATGAAAACACTGGCACGATTTCTCTCTCTGGTCAGATGGATTATGAAAAGGACAGAAAGTACGAGGTGAGAGTGGAGGCAAAGGATCAGGGTGGCCTAACCGGGACCAGCAAAGTTATATTTGAGGTTGTTGATGTCAATGATAATGCCCCAGTTATAAATATTATGTCATTTTCCAGCCCCTTGTCCGAGGATGCGCGTCCTGGTACAACTATTGCGATTTTAAACATAAAAGATGCAGATTCTGAAAAAAATGGGCAAATAATATGTTCTGTAGATGGGAAACTTCCCTTTAAAATCGAGTCATCTCtgacaaaatattacaatttaGTCTCAGATCAGTATTTTGATAGAGAATCAGTCTCAGAATAtaacataacaataacagcCACTGATTTCGggtctcctcctctttctacctcaacaaaattaaatctaaaaatTTCTGACGTAAACGACAACGCACCattatttgataaaaacatgtattctgCTTACGTCACAGAGAACAATTACCCTGGAGTTTCAATATTTGCTGTCAGCGCGCGGGACTCTGATTGGAATCAAAACGCCAGAATCTCGTATCTTTTAGAAGACACACAGGTGAGCGGTAGTCCAGTTTCTACTTATGTGTCTTTAAACTCTGAAACTGGAGTTCTTAGCGCGGTTCGCTCCTTTGATTATGAGCAAATTAAACAGCTTCAGCTGGTAGTCAAAGCGCAGGATGGAGGCTCTCCTCCACTCAGTAGCAATGTGACCGTGAAAATAATGATCCAGGACCAGAATGACAACCCTCCTCAGGTTCTGTACCCAGTCCAGACCGGTGGCTCTCTGGTGGCTGAAATGGTGCCTCGTTCAGCAGATGTGGGCTATCTGGTCACTAAAGTGGTGGCTGTTGATGTGGACTCTGGACAGAATGCCTGGCTCTCCTATAAACTGCagaaagccacagacagggcgCTGTTTGAAGTGGGCTTACAGAATGGAGAAATAAGAACTATCCGCCAGGTGACTGATAAAGACGCAGtgaaacaaagactgactgTTATAGTGGAGGACAACGGGCAGCCCTCTCGTTCAGCTACAGTCATTGTTAACGTGGCGGTGGCGGACAGCTTCCCTGAAGTGCTGTCAGAGTTCACTGACTTTACACACGACAAGGAGTACAATGACAACCTGACTTTTTACTTAGTGTTGGCTCTGGCAGtagtttccttcctcttcatcacgtGTTTAGTGGTTATTATATCAGTGAAAATCTACAGATGGAGACAGTCTCGCATCCTGTATCACTCCAATCTCCCTGTGATTCCATATTATCCACCACGTTACTCAGACACTTTGGGGACAGGGACTCTCCAACACGTGTACAATTACGAGGTGTGCAGGACGACTGACTCCAGAAAGAGTGACTGTAAGTTCGGCCGAGCTGGTAGTCAGAACGTGCTGATAATGGACCCCAGTTCTACAGGGACGATGCAGCGGATGCAGAGTGAAAAGAGCATACTGGATGAACCAGACTCTCCTCTAGAGGTGAGTTTAACAATTTAG
- the LOC122990870 gene encoding protocadherin gamma-A11-like, whose amino-acid sequence MATRRHPIYMCERWRLFYGLRGQIGLFMLLLHVVNMVGGQIRYSIPEEMKKGSVIGNVAQDLGFDLKRLRSGRARIVTGENIQYTELKTDKGILVVNERIDREMLCGDVTPCSFSFEMILENPMELHRITVEVLDINDHAPVFPNKDKAISLEISESAVVGVQFPLQSAEDLDVGQNALQDYILSPNDNFILKQHANPDGSKYVEMMLQKSLDREQRPNFSLKLIAVDGGTPQRSGTVNIDVTVLDVNDNAPVFNQSVYKASVMENTTKGTSIITVNATDADSGSNGLITYSLSKMKGSAADIFSIDENTGTIYVSGQIDFEKDRKYEVRVEAKDQGGLSGTSKVIFEVVDVNDNAPVINIMSFSSPLSEDARPGTTIAILNIKDADSEKNGQIKCSVDGKLPFKIESSLTDYYNLVSDQYFDRESVPEYNITITATDFGSPPLSTSTKLHLKISDINDNAPLFDKNMYSAYVTENNPPGVSIFAVSARDSDWNQNARISYLLEDTQVSGSPVSTYVSLNSETGVLSAVRSFDYEQIKQLQLVVKAQDGGSPPLSSNVTVKIMIQDQNDNPPQVLYPVQTGGSLVAEMVPRSADVGYLVTKVVAVDVDSGQNAWLSYKLQKATDRALFEVGLQNGEIRTIRQVTDKDAVKQRLIVIVEDNGQPSRSATVIVNVAVADSFPEVLSEFTDFTHDKEYNDNLTFYLVLALAVVSFLFITCLVVIISVKIYRWRQSRILYHSNLPVIPYYPPRYSDTLGTGTLQHVYNYEVCRTTDSRKSDCKFGRAGSQNVLIMDPSSTGTMQRMQSEKSILDEPDSPLEVSLTI is encoded by the coding sequence ATGGCAACTCGAAGACACCCCATATACATGTGCGAAAGATGGCGATTGTTTTATGGACTGCGAGGACAAATAGGACTGTTCATGCTTCTGCTTCATGTGGTTAATATGGTAGGTGGTCAGATTCGTTATTCCATAccagaggagatgaagaaaggCTCTGTCATTGGTAATGTAGCGCAAGATCTTGGTTTTGATCTGAAAAGGCTCCGTTCTGGGCGGGCCCGTATCGTGACCGGAGAAAACATCCAGTACACCGAGCTGAAGACAGACAAAGGGATTCTAGTCGTGAATGAGAGAATAGACCGAGAGATGCTTTGTGGGGACGTAACACCGTGTAGCTTCAGCTTTGAGATGATTTTAGAAAATCCTATGGAATTGCACAGAATAACTGTTGAAGTTTTGGATATAAATGATCACGCTCCTGTCTTCCCAAATAAAGATAAAGCTATCAGCTTGGAAATAAGTGAATCAGCTGTAGTCGGAGTGCAGTTTCCACTGCAGAGTGCAGAGGATCTAGATGTGGGGCAAAACGCATTGCAAGATTATATTCTATCACCGAACgacaattttattttgaagcaaCATGCAAATCCAGATGGAAGTAAATATGTGGAAATGATGCTCCAGAAGTCTTTGGACAGAGAACAACGTCCCAATTTCTCTTTAAAACTAATCGCAGTTGACGGGGGGACACCACAGAGATCCGGTACAGTAAATATAGATGTGACTGTGTTAGATGTCAACGACAACGCTCCAGTATTTAATCAATCAGTGTATAAAGCGTCCGTAATGGAAAACACGACAAAGGGCACTAGCATTATTACAGTAAATGCCACAGACGCTGACAGCGGTTCAAACGGACTCATTACTTACAGTTTGTCTAAAATGAAAGGAAGTGCAGCAGATATATTCAGTATCGATGAAAACACTGGCACAATTTATGTGTCTGGTCAAATAGATTTTGAAAAGGACAGAAAGTACGAGGTGAGAGTGGAGGCAAAGGATCAGGGTGGCCTAAGCGGGACAAGCAAAGTAATATTTGAGGTTGTTGATGTCAATGATAATGCCCCAGTTATAAATATTATGTCCTTTTCCAGCCCCTTGTCTGAAGATGCGCGTCCCGGTACAACTATTGCGATTTTAAACATAAAAGATGCAGATTCTGAAAAAAATGGGCaaataaaatgttctgtagATGGAAAACTTCCCTTTAAAATCGAATCATCACTAACAGACTATTACAATTTGGTCtcagatcaatattttgatAGAGAATCCGTCCCCGAATAtaacataacaataacagcCACTGATTTCGggtctcctcctctttctaCCTCAACAAAATTACATCTAAAAATCTCTGACATAAACGACAACGCACCattatttgataaaaacatgtattctgCTTACGTCACAGAGAATAATCCCCCTGGAGTTTCAATATTTGCTGTCAGCGCGCGGGACTCTGATTGGAATCAAAACGCCAGAATCTCGTATCTCTTAGAAGACACACAGGTGAGCGGTAGTCCAGTTTCTACTTATGTGTCTTTAAACTCTGAAACTGGAGTTCTTAGCGCGGTTCGCTCCTTTGATTATGAGCAAATTAAACAGCTTCAGCTGGTAGTCAAAGCGCAGGATGGAGGCTCTCCTCCACTCAGTAGCAATGTGACCGTGAAAATAATGATCCAGGACCAGAACGACAACCCCCCTCAGGTTCTGTACCCAGTCCAGACTGGTGGCTCTCTGGTGGCTGAAATGGTGCCTCGTTCAGCAGATGTGGGCTATCTGGTCACTAAAGTGGTGGCTGTTGATGTGGACTCTGGACAGAATGCCTGGCTCTCCTATAAACTGCagaaagccacagacagggcgCTGTTTGAAGTGGGCTTACAGAATGGAGAAATAAGAACTATCCGCCAGGTGACTGATAAAGATGCTGTGAAACAAAGACTGATTGTTATAGTGGAGGACAACGGGCAGCCCTCTCGTTCAGCTACAGTCATTGTTAACGTGGCGGTGGCGGACAGCTTCCCTGAAGTGCTGTCAGAGTTCACTGACTTTACACACGACAAGGAGTACAATGACAACCTGACTTTTTACTTAGTGTTGGCTCTGGCTGtagtttccttcctcttcatcacgtGTTTAGTAGTTATTATATCAGTGAAAATCTACAGATGGAGACAGTCCCGCATCCTGTATCACTCCAATCTCCCTGTGATTCCATATTATCCACCACGTTACTCAGACACTTTGGGGACAGGGACTCTCCAACACGTGTACAATTACGAGGTGTGCAGGACGACTGACTCCAGAAAGAGTGACTGTAAGTTCGGCCGAGCTGGTAGTCAGAACGTGCTGATAATGGACCCCAGTTCTACAG